The following proteins come from a genomic window of Crassostrea angulata isolate pt1a10 chromosome 1, ASM2561291v2, whole genome shotgun sequence:
- the LOC128178952 gene encoding uncharacterized protein LOC128178952 → MSLAVQEINLEGVSPEQVQYLANLIEASKHNDADLVNKGEIPKLQQLVLNKCLSTISEDSENGVYVQSFPDECTGNNAPSSYYIISTNRDDEDHEMYQGAEMDIQRLQRTSNPSYNQDPCMATADTSFGEENMLDNLSRQVAMQQQYICNAMNIVPISLDNSARCYAENGSYTVPCQEYSIEEPQALNDSLNGSLINSGFAVPQQPMNSFNQPIIHLHSTPESNPIRNKSKGSMQGENMETPENHHGILTSQGRYVYTPHPRTGQLLYVRTADDGSPQLYHPLPAVPATPIQPSQPDTSQFSTPKTSTSNALNSSGEEVQDSSTGDPPTDKSTSTDVSTTSEGSTSMLSSSADKNKLYDISLFSSCVEDGREQHNLKERRRRARIKDACDVLRKLVPGMSDKTDKATVFEFAARYVHFLKGFVGNQHDKDFLLKYSPY, encoded by the exons ATGTCTTTAGCGGTACAAGAGATCAACCTAGAGGGCGTATCCCCGGAACAAGTTCAGTATTTGGCAAATCTTATTGAAGCCAGTAAGCACAATGATGCAGATCTCGTTAACAAAGGTGAAATTCCAAAACTGCAGCAGCTGGTTCTAAATAAGTGTTTGAGCACCATCTCAGAGGACAGCGAGAATGGGGTGTATGTCCAAAGTTTTCCTGATGAATGCACTGGCAATAATGCCCCCAGTTCTTATTACATTATTAGTACCAACAGGGATGATGAAGATCATGAGATGTATCAAGGTGCTGAAATGGATATACAAAGACTGCAAAGAACGTCTAATCCTTCATATAACCAAGATCCTTGCATGGCTACTGCTGATACCTCCTTTGGAGAGGAGAATATGCTGGATAACCTATCAAGACAAGTAGCAATGCAGCAGCAATACATTTGCAATGCAATGAATATTGTGCCAATAAGTTTAGACAACAGTGCTAGGTGCTATGCAGAAAATGGAAG ttacacTGTTCCTTGTCAAGAATATAGTATTGAGGAACCACAGGCATTGAATGATAGTTTGAATGGAAGCTTGATAAACAGTGGCTTTGCAGTTCCACAACAACCCATGAACAGCTTCAACCAACCAATCATTCATTTACACTCTACTCCAGAGAGCAACCCAATCAGAAACAAAAGCAAAGGAAGCATGCAAGGAGAAAATATG gagACACCAGAAAATCACCATGGAATCCTGACATCCCAAGGCCGCTATGTGTACACTCCTCACCCTCGTACCGGGCAGTTGCTCTATGTGAGGACTGCTGATGATGGCTCCCCCCAGCTGTATCATCCCCTCCCTGCAGTGCCTGCCACACCTATTCAACCAAGCCAACCTGATACTAGTCAATTCTCAACTCCCAAG ACCTCGACAAGCAATGCTTTAAACAGCAGCGGAGAGGAGGTACAGGATAGCTCCACTGGTGATCCACCCACTGACAAATCCACCTCCACCGATGTATCTACCACCTCCGAAGGATCCACCTCTATGTTGAGCTCTTCCGCTGATAAGAACAAGTTATACGATATCTCCTTGTTCAGTAGTTGTGTTGAAGATGGTAGAGAACAACACAACTTGAAGGAAAGACGAAGAAG AGCTAGAATCAAAGATGCCTGTGATGTTCTAAGGAAACTTGTCCCTGGAATGTCGGACAAGACAGATAAAGCCACAGTTTTTGAATTTGCAGCCAGATATGTGCACTTCCTGAAAGGATTTGTTGGCAATCAACACGACAAA GATTTCCTTCTGAAGTATAGTCCGTATTGA